One Gadus chalcogrammus isolate NIFS_2021 chromosome 7, NIFS_Gcha_1.0, whole genome shotgun sequence genomic window, ACCACTTTGGGGTTCCTGGCAACCGGCTGTTTCCAACGGGAATTGGCAGACAGGTAAGTGTTTCATATAGCTGCATCTTACAACCTGCTTTCACATTTAAGCATAATTGTGctaattttgtttgttttccaccCTGTAGATCCGGTATATCACAGCCATCCCTCAGTGCCCTAATGCCCAGCGTTTTGAATGGCATCATACATATGGGCAGTCGATACATAAGGTTTCCCTACACAGTGGAAGAACAGGCCGAGATTAAAAGGCAATTTGCAGCAATGTCCGATTTCCCAAACGTAATCGGCGCAATTGACTGCACTCATATTGCTATAAGGGCTCCATCTGAACATGAGTTCGCTTACGTCAACCGCAAGCACGTGCACACTATTAATGTTCAAGTTGTATGTGATGCCCATATGAACTTCACAAACATAGTGGCACGTTGGCCTGGTGCAACACATGATTCATTTATTCTGACGCACAGTAGTGTAGGGAACAGACTACAGTCAGGCGCGGGGCGGGATGGCTGGCTTCTAggtgagttttttttaaagaggaaTGTAACATTGTGGTTCTTGACATAACTAATGATTTTCTGCATTGCAGGGGACAGTGGATACCCCCTGAGACGCTGGCTCCTCACCCCAGTTTTGAACGCGCAAAGCGCCGAGGAACAACGTTATAATGAGGTCCATGGCCGTGCTCGTTCAGTGGTGGAGCGCGCCATCGGCCTCCTGAAGTGCCGGTGGCGCGCTCTGAATGCGTCGGGGGGGAGGCTTTTATACCAGCCTGCCAAAGTGTGCCGCATTATAAGGGCTTGCGGCGTGCTGCACAATTTGTCCCAGAGGAACggcatccctctcccccctgacctccctccccccgagcTTGACCCGGAGACCCAGCCCCCTCCGAGGCAAGTCGGATTTCAACAGGGTGCAAGAGTACGTGCGGATGTCATGCGGCGTTTATGAAATGAAGACGACTCAAGGTTCATTTTTTCTAAGCATCTTTTAATGTTGTGGCAATTTCGGTGATGACATGTCGAATCTGCCTCATCTCCTCAGTCAAGTTGTTGACTGCATCTATTGTTTCCCTGTGTAGCTGCAGAACTTTGTCTGTGAGGACCCGACCAGCGGACTGACGCTTGGTGCTGGGGGTTGGGGCAGCCGGATGACCTGCAGCCGAGGGCCCCTCGCCGgcatcatcttcctcctccttccaccgACCGCTGACTCTGGAGGACGCACAAGCAAAATAGCTTGCACTAGGCCTACATGATCGATAATAAATCTATAAAAAACAGAAATCAGCTTTACCTTGTTCTTCTGTGTTGTCAGTGTCCCCTTCCCTTTCGGACACGATGCCACTCACGCTTGCGGTGCCAATTATGGATGCAACTTGCCTGTCAATCGGGGTTAGGTCAGGAGTACTGGTA contains:
- the LOC130385916 gene encoding putative nuclease HARBI1 produces the protein MSRFRFPRAMLLDLCAELGPALERATRRNHAIPVQTQVLTTLGFLATGCFQRELADRSGISQPSLSALMPSVLNGIIHMGSRYIRFPYTVEEQAEIKRQFAAMSDFPNVIGAIDCTHIAIRAPSEHEFAYVNRKHVHTINVQVVCDAHMNFTNIVARWPGATHDSFILTHSSVGNRLQSGAGRDGWLLGDSGYPLRRWLLTPVLNAQSAEEQRYNEVHGRARSVVERAIGLLKCRWRALNASGGRLLYQPAKVCRIIRACGVLHNLSQRNGIPLPPDLPPPELDPETQPPPRQVGFQQGARVRADVMRRL